Proteins encoded by one window of Methanothermobacter sp. K4:
- a CDS encoding DUF2097 domain-containing protein yields the protein MIYLKKENRIATCDELCRYIREEVKPGDTVRLSLGRVYIPGKVVTNNSGVIQIKIDSDLIKGLTTIDVEKLKEYLIELEHECEGGVCIIEAVDE from the coding sequence GTGATTTATTTGAAAAAGGAAAATAGAATTGCAACCTGCGATGAACTCTGCAGGTACATAAGGGAAGAGGTTAAACCAGGTGACACCGTCAGGTTGTCGCTGGGACGGGTTTACATCCCTGGGAAGGTTGTCACCAACAACTCAGGTGTCATACAGATAAAAATAGACAGCGACCTCATAAAGGGTCTCACAACGATTGATGTTGAGAAGCTGAAGGAATACCTCATCGAACTGGAGCACGAATGTGAGGGTGGGGTATGCATAATTGAGGCTGTTGATGAATGA